The following proteins are encoded in a genomic region of Apis mellifera strain DH4 linkage group LG14, Amel_HAv3.1, whole genome shotgun sequence:
- the LOC551709 gene encoding 1-phosphatidylinositol 4,5-bisphosphate phosphodiesterase gamma-1 isoform X3 has product MNGIIPEMEQIISQLERGTVVTKFFSRKRPEKKTLMIRRETRQIVWSRSATFRPFDGSVEIREIKEIKIGKHSKDFEKWPEDAKRIENLRCFVVYYGSEFRLKTLSISALSEKECELWVKGLRRLVQDTIKAPYPLQVERWLRKEFYAMENSRETVTLKDIKAFLPRVNCKIATNKLRELFQEIDTRNRNELGFDDFVILYHKFIFDQNNLTDWSKLLNYSKTGQIVTVQEFQNFLITEQQDPLGNNEVEVSCFIRDYLQDPQRDVQEPHFTFSEFIDFLFSKQNSVWDSKYSRIYQDMTKSLAHYWIASSHNTYLMGDQISSESSCQAYVRALRTGCRCIELDCWDGPDGMPFIFHGHTLTTKIKFLDVIKTIKEHAFATSDYPVILSIEDNCTLPQQRKMAITMQDIFGDMLLVQPIDKNETCLPSPYALRRKIILKHKKLPDGVDETSFLIRNDESRQEMDLRNTVKNGILYLEDPVDREWNPHFFVLTQQKLFYTDTFSRTQENEHDDDEETVIRRPTDGVPNDELHFGEKWFHGKLARGREEAEELLRRYSHLSDGTFLVRQCVTFVGDYCLSFWRKGKVNHCRIKLKQEMGQTQYYLIDTNCFDSLYSLITYYRSHPLRSQEFLITLQEPVPQPNKHEEKEWWHAECTRTLAEEMLKRIPTDGAFLVRPSEKENNSYAISFRAENKIKHCRIKLEGRLYTIGTVQFESLVELVNYYERHPLYKKIKLSHPVNEDVIRKIELDIDDGSVYGIPGYMDPTSFTSKVTVKAIYDYKARRDDELTLVKHAIITNVHRQSGGWWRGDYGGKKQHWFPASYVEEIKPQDNQGDSADSMMFGSLQKGSLDIMGAVVELRVGGRPDLKWILRIQNPSMCSVFEVATSSEDTALEWMSSIKETAQNASVRENQHKEMERAWRIAKEMSNLIVYCRSVAFNLDRIKTKGFTFNEMSSFPETKAEKLMCQQENKFFIKYHQIQFSRVYPKGQRIDSSNYNPVPMWNAGCQMVALNYQTGDKSMQLNQAKFKENGNCGYILKPEFMFRDDFNPYDKNCLYGVESLKFILKVIGARHLIRSGRGIASPFVEIEIIGADFDSGTKLTTRTIPDNGFNPMWNESCEFEVFNPYFAFIRFVVQDEDMFGDSNFIGQATYPVRCLRSGYRSVPLQNNYSEDLELASLLIHLRIISSVHSHNL; this is encoded by the exons atgaaTGGTATAATACCTGAAATGGAACAAATCATTAGTCAACTTGAAAGAGGAACTGTAGtaacaaaattcttttcaaggaAAAGaccagaaaaaaaaactcttatGATAAGAAGAGAAACTAGACAAATTGTATGGTCAAGGAGTGCAACATTCAGACCTTTTGATGGTTCAg ttgaaataagagaaatcaaagaaattaaaataggaaaacattctaaagattttgaaaaatggccAGAAGAtgcaaaaagaattgaaaatcttaGATGTTTTGTTGTATATTATGGTTCCGAATTTCGTCTTAAAACTCTTTCAATTTCTG cTCTTAGTGAAAAAGAATGTGAACTTTGGGTAAAAGGATTACGTCGCTTGGTTCAAGATACTATAAAAGCTCCTTATCCTTTACAAGTGGAAAGATGgctaagaaaagaattttatgcaATGGAAAATTCAAGAgaaac ggttactttaaaagatataaaagcaTTTTTACCCAGAGTTAATTGTAAGATAGCAACAAATAAACTCAGAGaactttttcaagaaatagatacaagaaatagaaatgaacttggttttgatgattttgttatactttatcataaatttatctttgatcAAAAT aATCTTACAGATTGGAgtaaattacttaattattctaaaacgGGACAAATTGTGACCGTTCaagaattccaaaattttttaataactgaaCAACAAGATCCTTTAGGAAATAATGAAGTTGAAGTATCATGTTTTATTAGAGATTATTTACAAGATCCTCAAAGAGATGTACAAGAACCGCATTTTACATTTTcggaatttattgattttttattttcaaaacaaaattctgTTTGGGATTCAAAATACTCGCGAATTTATCAAGATATGACCAAATCTCTTGCGCATTATTGGATAGCATCATCACATAATAc atatttaatggGAGATCAAATTAGCAGTGAAAGTAGTTGCCAAGCTTATGTTCGTGCATTAAGAACTGGATGTAGATGTATAGAACTTGATTGTTGGGATGGACCAGATGGAATGCCCTTTATTTTTCATGGACACACACTaactacaaaaattaaatttttagatgttataaaaactattaaagaACACGCTTTTGCTACTTCTGA ttatCCTGTCATTTTATCTATTGAAGACAATTGTACTTTACCTCAACAACGTAAAATGGCAATTACAATGCAAGATATATTTGGTGATATGTTATTAGTTCAACctatagataaaaatgaaacttgtTTACCATCACCATATGcattgagaagaaaaattatattgaaacataaaaaattacctGATGGCGTTGACGAAACATCATTTCTTATTCGAAATGATGAAAGTAGACAAGAAATGGATCTTAGAAATACAGTTAAAAATGGCATTTTATATCTTGAAGATCCTGTTGATAGAGAATGGAATCcacatttttttgtattaacacaacaaaaattattttatacagatACATTTTCTAGAACCCAAGAAAATGAACACGATGATGATGAAGAAACTGTAATTCGGCGACCAACTgat GGAGTACCAAATGATGAATTACATTTTGGAGAAAAATGGTTTCATGGTAAATTAgcaagaggaagagaagaagcaGAAGAATTATTACGACGTTATTCACATCTTAGCGATGGAACATTTTTAGTTCGACAATGCGTTACATTTGTAGGTGATTATTGTCTTTCTTTTTGGCGCAAAGGCAAAGTAAATCATTGTCGTATTAAACTCAAACAAGAAATGGGACAAACgcaatattatcttattgatACAAATTGTTTTGATAGTTTGTAtagtttaattacatattaccGCAGTCATCCATTAAGAAGTCAA gaatttttaatcacaCTTCAAGAACCAGTTCCGCAACCAAATAAacatgaagaaaaagaatggtgGCATGCAGAATGTACTCGAACTTTAGCTGAAGAAATGTTAAAACGAATTCCTACAGATGGTGCATTTTTAGTAAGAccaagtgaaaaagaaaataattcttatgctatatcttttag agcagaaaataaaattaagcattgcagaattaaattagaagGACGTCTGTATACTATTGGTACTGTACAATTTGAAAGTTTGGTTGaattagttaattattatgaaagacatccattatataaaaaaatcaaattaagtcATCCTGTAAATGAAGatgttattagaaaaatagaactg gaTATAGATGATGGGTCTGTTTATGGTATTCCTGGTTATATGGATCCTACTAGTTTTACTTCGAAA gtaACTGTAAAAgctatatatgattataaagcAAGAAGGGATGATGAATTAACATTAGTAAAACATGCTATAATAACAAACGTACATCGACAAAGTGGTGGTTGGTGGCGAGGAGATTATGGTGGTAAAAAACAACATTGGTTTCCTGCTAGTTAtgtagaagaaataaaaccACAAGATAATCAAGgagat tcaGCAGATTCTATGATGTTTGGTAGTCTACAGAAAGGTTCATTAGATATTATGGGTGCTGTTGTTGAATTAAGAGTAGGAGGAAGACCTGATTTAAAATGGATATTAAGAATACAAAATCCTAGTATGTGTTCAGTATTTGAAGTAGCAACTTCTTCAGAAGATACAGCATTAGAATGGATGTCCAGTATTAAAGAAACTGCTCAAAATGCCAGTGTtaga gagaaTCAACATAAAGAAATGGAACGTGCATGGAGAATTGCTAAAGAAATGTCTAATCTAATAGTTTACTGCAGATCTGTTGCATTCAAtttagatagaataaaaacaaaaggTTTTACATTTAATGAAATGAGTAGCTTTCCTGAAACTAAAGCTGAAAAACTTATGTGTCaacaagaaaacaaattttttataaaatatcatcag attcaaTTTAGTAGAGTATATCCTAAAGGACAACGAATTGattcatcaaattataatcCCGTACCAATGTGGAATGCTGGTTGTCAGATGGTAGCATTGAATTATCAAACTGGTGATAAATCAATGCAACTTAATCAAgccaaatttaaagaaaatgggAATTGTGGTTACATTTTAAAACCGGAATTTATGTTTAGAGATGATTTTAAtccatatgataaaaattgtttatatggAGTAGAATCacttaagtttattttaaaagttattggTGCAAGGCATTTAATTCGATCAGGAAGAGGTATAGCTAGTCCttttgttgaaattgaaataataggaGCAGATTTTGATTCTGGTACAAAATTAACAACAAGAACAATAC ctGATAATGGATTCAATCCTATGTGGAATGAATCTTGTGAATTTGAAGTTTTTAATCCATATTTCGCATTCATACGATTTGTTGTGCAAGATGAAGATATGTTTGGTGATAGTAATTTTATTGGACAAGCCACTTATCct GTGCGATGTCTACGATCAGGATATAGAAGTGTtccattacaaaataattatagtgaAGATCTTGAACTCGcatcattattaatacatcTTCGAATTATATCTTCA GTACATTctcataatttgtaa
- the LOC551709 gene encoding 1-phosphatidylinositol 4,5-bisphosphate phosphodiesterase gamma-1 isoform X1 — protein sequence MYMVEIREIKEIKIGKHSKDFEKWPEDAKRIENLRCFVVYYGSEFRLKTLSISALSEKECELWVKGLRRLVQDTIKAPYPLQVERWLRKEFYAMENSRETVTLKDIKAFLPRVNCKIATNKLRELFQEIDTRNRNELGFDDFVILYHKFIFDQNNLTDWSKLLNYSKTGQIVTVQEFQNFLITEQQDPLGNNEVEVSCFIRDYLQDPQRDVQEPHFTFSEFIDFLFSKQNSVWDSKYSRIYQDMTKSLAHYWIASSHNTYLMGDQISSESSCQAYVRALRTGCRCIELDCWDGPDGMPFIFHGHTLTTKIKFLDVIKTIKEHAFATSDYPVILSIEDNCTLPQQRKMAITMQDIFGDMLLVQPIDKNETCLPSPYALRRKIILKHKKLPDGVDETSFLIRNDESRQEMDLRNTVKNGILYLEDPVDREWNPHFFVLTQQKLFYTDTFSRTQENEHDDDEETVIRRPTDGVPNDELHFGEKWFHGKLARGREEAEELLRRYSHLSDGTFLVRQCVTFVGDYCLSFWRKGKVNHCRIKLKQEMGQTQYYLIDTNCFDSLYSLITYYRSHPLRSQEFLITLQEPVPQPNKHEEKEWWHAECTRTLAEEMLKRIPTDGAFLVRPSEKENNSYAISFRAENKIKHCRIKLEGRLYTIGTVQFESLVELVNYYERHPLYKKIKLSHPVNEDVIRKIELDIDDGSVYGIPGYMDPTSFTSKVTVKAIYDYKARRDDELTLVKHAIITNVHRQSGGWWRGDYGGKKQHWFPASYVEEIKPQDNQGDSADSMMFGSLQKGSLDIMGAVVELRVGGRPDLKWILRIQNPSMCSVFEVATSSEDTALEWMSSIKETAQNASVRENQHKEMERAWRIAKEMSNLIVYCRSVAFNLDRIKTKGFTFNEMSSFPETKAEKLMCQQENKFFIKYHQIQFSRVYPKGQRIDSSNYNPVPMWNAGCQMVALNYQTGDKSMQLNQAKFKENGNCGYILKPEFMFRDDFNPYDKNCLYGVESLKFILKVIGARHLIRSGRGIASPFVEIEIIGADFDSGTKLTTRTIPDNGFNPMWNESCEFEVFNPYFAFIRFVVQDEDMFGDSNFIGQATYPVRCLRSGYRSVPLQNNYSEDLELASLLIHLRIISSVHSHNL from the exons ATGTATATGG ttgaaataagagaaatcaaagaaattaaaataggaaaacattctaaagattttgaaaaatggccAGAAGAtgcaaaaagaattgaaaatcttaGATGTTTTGTTGTATATTATGGTTCCGAATTTCGTCTTAAAACTCTTTCAATTTCTG cTCTTAGTGAAAAAGAATGTGAACTTTGGGTAAAAGGATTACGTCGCTTGGTTCAAGATACTATAAAAGCTCCTTATCCTTTACAAGTGGAAAGATGgctaagaaaagaattttatgcaATGGAAAATTCAAGAgaaac ggttactttaaaagatataaaagcaTTTTTACCCAGAGTTAATTGTAAGATAGCAACAAATAAACTCAGAGaactttttcaagaaatagatacaagaaatagaaatgaacttggttttgatgattttgttatactttatcataaatttatctttgatcAAAAT aATCTTACAGATTGGAgtaaattacttaattattctaaaacgGGACAAATTGTGACCGTTCaagaattccaaaattttttaataactgaaCAACAAGATCCTTTAGGAAATAATGAAGTTGAAGTATCATGTTTTATTAGAGATTATTTACAAGATCCTCAAAGAGATGTACAAGAACCGCATTTTACATTTTcggaatttattgattttttattttcaaaacaaaattctgTTTGGGATTCAAAATACTCGCGAATTTATCAAGATATGACCAAATCTCTTGCGCATTATTGGATAGCATCATCACATAATAc atatttaatggGAGATCAAATTAGCAGTGAAAGTAGTTGCCAAGCTTATGTTCGTGCATTAAGAACTGGATGTAGATGTATAGAACTTGATTGTTGGGATGGACCAGATGGAATGCCCTTTATTTTTCATGGACACACACTaactacaaaaattaaatttttagatgttataaaaactattaaagaACACGCTTTTGCTACTTCTGA ttatCCTGTCATTTTATCTATTGAAGACAATTGTACTTTACCTCAACAACGTAAAATGGCAATTACAATGCAAGATATATTTGGTGATATGTTATTAGTTCAACctatagataaaaatgaaacttgtTTACCATCACCATATGcattgagaagaaaaattatattgaaacataaaaaattacctGATGGCGTTGACGAAACATCATTTCTTATTCGAAATGATGAAAGTAGACAAGAAATGGATCTTAGAAATACAGTTAAAAATGGCATTTTATATCTTGAAGATCCTGTTGATAGAGAATGGAATCcacatttttttgtattaacacaacaaaaattattttatacagatACATTTTCTAGAACCCAAGAAAATGAACACGATGATGATGAAGAAACTGTAATTCGGCGACCAACTgat GGAGTACCAAATGATGAATTACATTTTGGAGAAAAATGGTTTCATGGTAAATTAgcaagaggaagagaagaagcaGAAGAATTATTACGACGTTATTCACATCTTAGCGATGGAACATTTTTAGTTCGACAATGCGTTACATTTGTAGGTGATTATTGTCTTTCTTTTTGGCGCAAAGGCAAAGTAAATCATTGTCGTATTAAACTCAAACAAGAAATGGGACAAACgcaatattatcttattgatACAAATTGTTTTGATAGTTTGTAtagtttaattacatattaccGCAGTCATCCATTAAGAAGTCAA gaatttttaatcacaCTTCAAGAACCAGTTCCGCAACCAAATAAacatgaagaaaaagaatggtgGCATGCAGAATGTACTCGAACTTTAGCTGAAGAAATGTTAAAACGAATTCCTACAGATGGTGCATTTTTAGTAAGAccaagtgaaaaagaaaataattcttatgctatatcttttag agcagaaaataaaattaagcattgcagaattaaattagaagGACGTCTGTATACTATTGGTACTGTACAATTTGAAAGTTTGGTTGaattagttaattattatgaaagacatccattatataaaaaaatcaaattaagtcATCCTGTAAATGAAGatgttattagaaaaatagaactg gaTATAGATGATGGGTCTGTTTATGGTATTCCTGGTTATATGGATCCTACTAGTTTTACTTCGAAA gtaACTGTAAAAgctatatatgattataaagcAAGAAGGGATGATGAATTAACATTAGTAAAACATGCTATAATAACAAACGTACATCGACAAAGTGGTGGTTGGTGGCGAGGAGATTATGGTGGTAAAAAACAACATTGGTTTCCTGCTAGTTAtgtagaagaaataaaaccACAAGATAATCAAGgagat tcaGCAGATTCTATGATGTTTGGTAGTCTACAGAAAGGTTCATTAGATATTATGGGTGCTGTTGTTGAATTAAGAGTAGGAGGAAGACCTGATTTAAAATGGATATTAAGAATACAAAATCCTAGTATGTGTTCAGTATTTGAAGTAGCAACTTCTTCAGAAGATACAGCATTAGAATGGATGTCCAGTATTAAAGAAACTGCTCAAAATGCCAGTGTtaga gagaaTCAACATAAAGAAATGGAACGTGCATGGAGAATTGCTAAAGAAATGTCTAATCTAATAGTTTACTGCAGATCTGTTGCATTCAAtttagatagaataaaaacaaaaggTTTTACATTTAATGAAATGAGTAGCTTTCCTGAAACTAAAGCTGAAAAACTTATGTGTCaacaagaaaacaaattttttataaaatatcatcag attcaaTTTAGTAGAGTATATCCTAAAGGACAACGAATTGattcatcaaattataatcCCGTACCAATGTGGAATGCTGGTTGTCAGATGGTAGCATTGAATTATCAAACTGGTGATAAATCAATGCAACTTAATCAAgccaaatttaaagaaaatgggAATTGTGGTTACATTTTAAAACCGGAATTTATGTTTAGAGATGATTTTAAtccatatgataaaaattgtttatatggAGTAGAATCacttaagtttattttaaaagttattggTGCAAGGCATTTAATTCGATCAGGAAGAGGTATAGCTAGTCCttttgttgaaattgaaataataggaGCAGATTTTGATTCTGGTACAAAATTAACAACAAGAACAATAC ctGATAATGGATTCAATCCTATGTGGAATGAATCTTGTGAATTTGAAGTTTTTAATCCATATTTCGCATTCATACGATTTGTTGTGCAAGATGAAGATATGTTTGGTGATAGTAATTTTATTGGACAAGCCACTTATCct GTGCGATGTCTACGATCAGGATATAGAAGTGTtccattacaaaataattatagtgaAGATCTTGAACTCGcatcattattaatacatcTTCGAATTATATCTTCA GTACATTctcataatttgtaa
- the LOC551709 gene encoding 1-phosphatidylinositol 4,5-bisphosphate phosphodiesterase gamma-1 isoform X2: MVEIREIKEIKIGKHSKDFEKWPEDAKRIENLRCFVVYYGSEFRLKTLSISALSEKECELWVKGLRRLVQDTIKAPYPLQVERWLRKEFYAMENSRETVTLKDIKAFLPRVNCKIATNKLRELFQEIDTRNRNELGFDDFVILYHKFIFDQNNLTDWSKLLNYSKTGQIVTVQEFQNFLITEQQDPLGNNEVEVSCFIRDYLQDPQRDVQEPHFTFSEFIDFLFSKQNSVWDSKYSRIYQDMTKSLAHYWIASSHNTYLMGDQISSESSCQAYVRALRTGCRCIELDCWDGPDGMPFIFHGHTLTTKIKFLDVIKTIKEHAFATSDYPVILSIEDNCTLPQQRKMAITMQDIFGDMLLVQPIDKNETCLPSPYALRRKIILKHKKLPDGVDETSFLIRNDESRQEMDLRNTVKNGILYLEDPVDREWNPHFFVLTQQKLFYTDTFSRTQENEHDDDEETVIRRPTDGVPNDELHFGEKWFHGKLARGREEAEELLRRYSHLSDGTFLVRQCVTFVGDYCLSFWRKGKVNHCRIKLKQEMGQTQYYLIDTNCFDSLYSLITYYRSHPLRSQEFLITLQEPVPQPNKHEEKEWWHAECTRTLAEEMLKRIPTDGAFLVRPSEKENNSYAISFRAENKIKHCRIKLEGRLYTIGTVQFESLVELVNYYERHPLYKKIKLSHPVNEDVIRKIELDIDDGSVYGIPGYMDPTSFTSKVTVKAIYDYKARRDDELTLVKHAIITNVHRQSGGWWRGDYGGKKQHWFPASYVEEIKPQDNQGDSADSMMFGSLQKGSLDIMGAVVELRVGGRPDLKWILRIQNPSMCSVFEVATSSEDTALEWMSSIKETAQNASVRENQHKEMERAWRIAKEMSNLIVYCRSVAFNLDRIKTKGFTFNEMSSFPETKAEKLMCQQENKFFIKYHQIQFSRVYPKGQRIDSSNYNPVPMWNAGCQMVALNYQTGDKSMQLNQAKFKENGNCGYILKPEFMFRDDFNPYDKNCLYGVESLKFILKVIGARHLIRSGRGIASPFVEIEIIGADFDSGTKLTTRTIPDNGFNPMWNESCEFEVFNPYFAFIRFVVQDEDMFGDSNFIGQATYPVRCLRSGYRSVPLQNNYSEDLELASLLIHLRIISSVHSHNL, from the exons ATGg ttgaaataagagaaatcaaagaaattaaaataggaaaacattctaaagattttgaaaaatggccAGAAGAtgcaaaaagaattgaaaatcttaGATGTTTTGTTGTATATTATGGTTCCGAATTTCGTCTTAAAACTCTTTCAATTTCTG cTCTTAGTGAAAAAGAATGTGAACTTTGGGTAAAAGGATTACGTCGCTTGGTTCAAGATACTATAAAAGCTCCTTATCCTTTACAAGTGGAAAGATGgctaagaaaagaattttatgcaATGGAAAATTCAAGAgaaac ggttactttaaaagatataaaagcaTTTTTACCCAGAGTTAATTGTAAGATAGCAACAAATAAACTCAGAGaactttttcaagaaatagatacaagaaatagaaatgaacttggttttgatgattttgttatactttatcataaatttatctttgatcAAAAT aATCTTACAGATTGGAgtaaattacttaattattctaaaacgGGACAAATTGTGACCGTTCaagaattccaaaattttttaataactgaaCAACAAGATCCTTTAGGAAATAATGAAGTTGAAGTATCATGTTTTATTAGAGATTATTTACAAGATCCTCAAAGAGATGTACAAGAACCGCATTTTACATTTTcggaatttattgattttttattttcaaaacaaaattctgTTTGGGATTCAAAATACTCGCGAATTTATCAAGATATGACCAAATCTCTTGCGCATTATTGGATAGCATCATCACATAATAc atatttaatggGAGATCAAATTAGCAGTGAAAGTAGTTGCCAAGCTTATGTTCGTGCATTAAGAACTGGATGTAGATGTATAGAACTTGATTGTTGGGATGGACCAGATGGAATGCCCTTTATTTTTCATGGACACACACTaactacaaaaattaaatttttagatgttataaaaactattaaagaACACGCTTTTGCTACTTCTGA ttatCCTGTCATTTTATCTATTGAAGACAATTGTACTTTACCTCAACAACGTAAAATGGCAATTACAATGCAAGATATATTTGGTGATATGTTATTAGTTCAACctatagataaaaatgaaacttgtTTACCATCACCATATGcattgagaagaaaaattatattgaaacataaaaaattacctGATGGCGTTGACGAAACATCATTTCTTATTCGAAATGATGAAAGTAGACAAGAAATGGATCTTAGAAATACAGTTAAAAATGGCATTTTATATCTTGAAGATCCTGTTGATAGAGAATGGAATCcacatttttttgtattaacacaacaaaaattattttatacagatACATTTTCTAGAACCCAAGAAAATGAACACGATGATGATGAAGAAACTGTAATTCGGCGACCAACTgat GGAGTACCAAATGATGAATTACATTTTGGAGAAAAATGGTTTCATGGTAAATTAgcaagaggaagagaagaagcaGAAGAATTATTACGACGTTATTCACATCTTAGCGATGGAACATTTTTAGTTCGACAATGCGTTACATTTGTAGGTGATTATTGTCTTTCTTTTTGGCGCAAAGGCAAAGTAAATCATTGTCGTATTAAACTCAAACAAGAAATGGGACAAACgcaatattatcttattgatACAAATTGTTTTGATAGTTTGTAtagtttaattacatattaccGCAGTCATCCATTAAGAAGTCAA gaatttttaatcacaCTTCAAGAACCAGTTCCGCAACCAAATAAacatgaagaaaaagaatggtgGCATGCAGAATGTACTCGAACTTTAGCTGAAGAAATGTTAAAACGAATTCCTACAGATGGTGCATTTTTAGTAAGAccaagtgaaaaagaaaataattcttatgctatatcttttag agcagaaaataaaattaagcattgcagaattaaattagaagGACGTCTGTATACTATTGGTACTGTACAATTTGAAAGTTTGGTTGaattagttaattattatgaaagacatccattatataaaaaaatcaaattaagtcATCCTGTAAATGAAGatgttattagaaaaatagaactg gaTATAGATGATGGGTCTGTTTATGGTATTCCTGGTTATATGGATCCTACTAGTTTTACTTCGAAA gtaACTGTAAAAgctatatatgattataaagcAAGAAGGGATGATGAATTAACATTAGTAAAACATGCTATAATAACAAACGTACATCGACAAAGTGGTGGTTGGTGGCGAGGAGATTATGGTGGTAAAAAACAACATTGGTTTCCTGCTAGTTAtgtagaagaaataaaaccACAAGATAATCAAGgagat tcaGCAGATTCTATGATGTTTGGTAGTCTACAGAAAGGTTCATTAGATATTATGGGTGCTGTTGTTGAATTAAGAGTAGGAGGAAGACCTGATTTAAAATGGATATTAAGAATACAAAATCCTAGTATGTGTTCAGTATTTGAAGTAGCAACTTCTTCAGAAGATACAGCATTAGAATGGATGTCCAGTATTAAAGAAACTGCTCAAAATGCCAGTGTtaga gagaaTCAACATAAAGAAATGGAACGTGCATGGAGAATTGCTAAAGAAATGTCTAATCTAATAGTTTACTGCAGATCTGTTGCATTCAAtttagatagaataaaaacaaaaggTTTTACATTTAATGAAATGAGTAGCTTTCCTGAAACTAAAGCTGAAAAACTTATGTGTCaacaagaaaacaaattttttataaaatatcatcag attcaaTTTAGTAGAGTATATCCTAAAGGACAACGAATTGattcatcaaattataatcCCGTACCAATGTGGAATGCTGGTTGTCAGATGGTAGCATTGAATTATCAAACTGGTGATAAATCAATGCAACTTAATCAAgccaaatttaaagaaaatgggAATTGTGGTTACATTTTAAAACCGGAATTTATGTTTAGAGATGATTTTAAtccatatgataaaaattgtttatatggAGTAGAATCacttaagtttattttaaaagttattggTGCAAGGCATTTAATTCGATCAGGAAGAGGTATAGCTAGTCCttttgttgaaattgaaataataggaGCAGATTTTGATTCTGGTACAAAATTAACAACAAGAACAATAC ctGATAATGGATTCAATCCTATGTGGAATGAATCTTGTGAATTTGAAGTTTTTAATCCATATTTCGCATTCATACGATTTGTTGTGCAAGATGAAGATATGTTTGGTGATAGTAATTTTATTGGACAAGCCACTTATCct GTGCGATGTCTACGATCAGGATATAGAAGTGTtccattacaaaataattatagtgaAGATCTTGAACTCGcatcattattaatacatcTTCGAATTATATCTTCA GTACATTctcataatttgtaa